Proteins from a single region of Lusitaniella coriacea LEGE 07157:
- the glnA gene encoding type I glutamate--ammonia ligase, whose protein sequence is MSKTPEDVLKMIKDEDIQIIDLKFVDMPGIWQHCSFYQDQIDESSFTDGVAFDGSSIRGWKAINESDMSMVPDANTAWIDPFYQEKTLSLVCSIKEPRTGEWYSRDPRSIAQKALDYLSATGIGDTAFFGPEAEFFVFDDVRFDQTENKGYYYVDSVEGRWNSGREEAGGNLGYKPGYKQGYFPVAPTDTLQDMRTEMLLTMAACGVPIEKHHHEVATGGQNELGVRFATLVESADFLMTYKYVVKNVAKKYGRSATFMPKPLFNDNGSGMHTHQSIWKGGEPLFWGDGYANLSQMALHYIGGLIKHAPALLAFTNPSINSYKRLVPGFEAPVNLAYSQGNRSASIRIPLSGGNPKAKRLEFRCPDATANPYLAFAAMLCAGLDGIKNEIDPGNSLDVDIYDLTPEELSKIPSTPGSLEDALESLQNDYKFLTDTGVFTEDFVENWISFKLDNEINPMRLRPHPYEFSLYYDC, encoded by the coding sequence ATGTCAAAAACCCCCGAAGATGTCTTGAAGATGATTAAAGATGAAGACATCCAAATCATCGATCTCAAGTTTGTTGATATGCCAGGAATCTGGCAGCACTGTTCGTTCTATCAAGATCAAATTGACGAAAGTTCCTTCACAGACGGCGTAGCGTTTGATGGCTCAAGTATTCGGGGTTGGAAAGCCATCAACGAATCCGATATGTCAATGGTGCCGGATGCCAATACCGCTTGGATCGACCCATTCTATCAAGAAAAAACCTTGAGCCTTGTCTGTAGCATTAAAGAGCCGCGCACCGGAGAGTGGTACAGCCGCGATCCTCGCAGCATTGCACAGAAAGCTCTAGATTATTTGTCTGCCACTGGAATCGGCGATACTGCATTCTTTGGTCCTGAAGCAGAATTCTTTGTCTTCGACGACGTTCGTTTTGACCAAACTGAAAACAAAGGCTACTACTACGTAGACAGCGTTGAAGGTCGTTGGAACTCCGGTCGGGAAGAAGCTGGCGGTAACTTAGGGTACAAACCGGGCTACAAACAAGGGTACTTCCCTGTAGCGCCAACGGATACCTTACAAGATATGCGCACGGAAATGCTGCTGACAATGGCGGCTTGTGGGGTTCCTATTGAAAAGCACCACCACGAGGTTGCAACTGGGGGACAAAACGAACTGGGTGTCCGTTTTGCCACGCTGGTTGAGTCAGCCGACTTCTTAATGACCTACAAGTATGTTGTTAAGAACGTTGCCAAGAAATACGGTCGCAGCGCGACATTTATGCCGAAGCCCTTGTTCAACGATAATGGTTCTGGAATGCACACCCACCAATCGATCTGGAAAGGTGGAGAACCGTTGTTCTGGGGTGATGGTTACGCGAATCTCAGCCAAATGGCGTTGCATTACATCGGCGGTTTGATTAAGCACGCACCGGCTCTTTTGGCGTTCACAAACCCTTCTATTAACTCTTACAAGCGCTTAGTTCCTGGGTTTGAAGCGCCTGTAAACCTAGCTTACTCTCAAGGGAATCGCTCCGCATCTATCCGCATTCCCCTGTCTGGAGGCAATCCGAAAGCGAAGCGTTTGGAGTTCCGCTGTCCCGACGCAACGGCTAATCCTTATCTTGCGTTTGCAGCAATGCTCTGTGCTGGACTGGATGGGATTAAGAATGAAATCGATCCGGGTAATTCTTTGGATGTCGATATTTACGATCTCACCCCAGAAGAGTTGAGCAAGATTCCGAGTACCCCTGGTTCTTTGGAAGATGCTTTGGAAAGTTTGCAAAACGATTATAAGTTCTTGACAGACACGGGCGTATTTACGGAAGATTTTGTTGAGAATTGGATTTCCTTCAAACTCGATAATGAAATCAACCCCATGCGCTTGCGTCCTCATCCTTATGAGTTCTCTCTCTACTACGATTGCTAA
- a CDS encoding ABC exporter membrane fusion protein, with the protein MAIPFFSNPTRRWTIVFAIAAAAFATFAVVKYSKEFWVRDKPALSNSIESPQPKATVTALGRLVPQGEMIYLAPTPSVEGSKVAALRVEEGGLVKVGQIVAILDNRDRLQATLEQAKERVNVTRAKLDRVNAGASPREVEAQRAEIARWEVDLREAEAAADATIDRLQAQLRNVQTDYQRYQSLYQEGAIAASERDSRNLAVQTARSQLNEAIANRSRTLGTLREQIKEAKATLNRIAEVRPVDVQVAQAEVNDAIAAVRKAEADLELAYVRSPQNGQVLKIHTRPGEIAGNMGIVELGQTDRMEVIAEVYQTDINQVRLGQSATITSDVFPDELRGEVIRIGSQVTQQDIFAAESGSDVDRRIIEVRIRLNPEDSQQVKDFTHLQVQIALN; encoded by the coding sequence ATGGCTATCCCTTTCTTTTCAAACCCGACACGTCGATGGACGATCGTTTTCGCGATCGCGGCGGCGGCATTTGCAACCTTCGCAGTTGTTAAATATTCCAAGGAATTTTGGGTTCGAGACAAACCCGCTTTATCCAATTCCATTGAATCGCCTCAACCGAAGGCGACAGTAACGGCGTTAGGGCGTTTGGTTCCCCAAGGGGAGATGATTTACCTCGCACCCACGCCTTCAGTGGAAGGGTCAAAAGTTGCCGCTTTGCGGGTGGAGGAAGGGGGTTTGGTAAAAGTGGGACAGATCGTTGCGATTTTGGATAACCGCGATCGCCTGCAAGCGACCCTAGAACAGGCGAAAGAGCGGGTGAATGTGACTCGTGCCAAACTCGATCGCGTGAATGCTGGAGCGTCTCCTAGGGAGGTTGAGGCGCAACGGGCTGAGATAGCGCGGTGGGAAGTGGATTTGCGGGAAGCGGAGGCGGCGGCGGATGCGACAATCGATCGCTTACAAGCACAATTACGCAATGTTCAGACGGATTATCAGCGCTACCAAAGTTTATACCAGGAGGGCGCGATCGCGGCTTCAGAAAGAGACAGTCGCAATCTTGCGGTTCAAACTGCCAGATCCCAACTCAACGAAGCCATTGCCAATCGCAGTCGCACCCTCGGCACGCTGCGGGAACAAATCAAAGAAGCCAAAGCGACGCTCAATCGGATTGCAGAGGTGCGTCCCGTAGACGTGCAAGTGGCGCAAGCAGAAGTCAACGACGCGATCGCGGCGGTACGCAAAGCCGAAGCAGATTTGGAACTGGCTTACGTGCGTTCTCCCCAAAACGGTCAAGTGTTGAAAATTCATACGCGACCGGGAGAAATTGCAGGAAATATGGGCATTGTGGAATTGGGTCAAACCGATCGCATGGAAGTCATAGCAGAAGTTTATCAAACCGACATTAACCAAGTGCGTCTGGGTCAATCCGCAACTATCACTAGCGATGTCTTTCCCGACGAATTGCGCGGGGAAGTGATTCGCATTGGTTCTCAAGTCACGCAGCAGGACATTTTTGCCGCCGAATCCGGTTCCGATGTCGATCGCAGAATTATTGAAGTCAGAATTCGCCTCAATCCAGAAGACAGCCAGCAGGTTAAAGATTTCACCCATTTACAAGTTCAAATCGCGCTGAACTAG
- the dnaX gene encoding DNA polymerase III subunit gamma/tau — MAYEPLHHKYRPQTFAELVGQSAIASTLTNAITSGRIAPAYLFTGPRGTGKTSSARILAKSLNCIATDRATPTPCGTCEVCRAITDGSALDVIEIDAASNTGVDNIREIIERAQFAPVQCRHKVYAIDECLTGDTLILTRNGSMRIDNPEIKGKEVLSYNEQTEIWEFKNALRWLDRGEKETLIIQTNRREICCTRNHLIRTEMGWITAEKIEPGTNLLSPAPAIARDYFLQRLWQFSQIVGHRMIGVPEKAEKLPTVEEVNAQRTPPQWQTRLETVQGVKIGRIERVYDLEVEDNHNFVANGLLVHNCHMLSTPAFNALLKTLEEPPPRVVFILATTDPQRVLTTIISRCQRFDFRRIPLDAMAKHLAQIARNEKIEIEEEAITLVAQIANGGLRDAESLLDQLSLFSGTVTVERIWDLVGAVPERDLLKLLGAIADNNPEAIIDGCRHLMDRGREPLAVLQSLAQFYLNLLTVKTAPHRSDLVAVTTPTWEQLRQEATRWETATILRGQQHLKNSEVQIKNSTQPRLWLEVTLLGLLPDNLAPQPLQEPARPQSNSLPSQGGVTKEKKERSNNPTPQKEITQSPSTSSNNLDPNSAQPQVSPGNRDQKVKERNISPQTPIPDVSTPLPAQSTVPPPPANNSPTNILQERMQQIWQQVLVAIHPNSTRILVSQHCNLVNFDLEESIAEIGIASENLLKIAQDRVPNIETAFEQVWQQKVKVQLFVGTTSPSSPSPQKQTNTVEKTVTPAPQNREIPPEKPQPQSIPPQAKPQNPINRDLAEIRFAARAIDPPQSPDPQPLTITEEEDDPEDAVERAAKSLAESFEGEIIALDSRFFQTSPQPPPAMEREIEPIPPPEPAAIPPPSPVSPIPDEDEDDIPF; from the coding sequence ATGGCTTACGAACCCCTACACCACAAATATCGTCCCCAGACGTTTGCTGAGTTAGTAGGACAAAGCGCGATCGCGTCCACCTTAACCAATGCGATTACAAGCGGACGAATTGCCCCCGCTTACTTGTTTACCGGGCCCAGGGGGACGGGGAAAACCTCTTCTGCACGGATTTTAGCGAAGTCCCTCAATTGCATTGCCACCGATCGCGCGACTCCCACTCCCTGTGGCACGTGTGAAGTCTGTCGCGCCATTACCGATGGTTCTGCTTTAGATGTTATTGAAATCGACGCGGCGAGCAATACTGGCGTAGATAATATTCGAGAAATTATCGAACGCGCTCAATTTGCACCGGTACAATGTCGCCACAAAGTTTACGCGATCGATGAATGCCTAACAGGAGACACCCTCATCCTGACTCGCAACGGCTCGATGCGCATCGACAACCCAGAGATTAAAGGGAAGGAAGTTCTCAGCTACAACGAACAAACCGAAATCTGGGAATTCAAAAATGCCCTGCGATGGCTCGATCGCGGCGAGAAAGAAACCCTCATCATTCAAACCAATCGGAGAGAGATTTGCTGTACCCGCAACCATTTAATCCGAACGGAAATGGGGTGGATTACCGCAGAAAAAATAGAACCGGGAACGAATCTCCTCTCTCCCGCACCCGCAATTGCGAGGGACTATTTTTTACAACGTTTGTGGCAGTTCTCGCAAATAGTCGGTCACCGCATGATTGGCGTACCGGAAAAGGCGGAAAAGTTACCCACAGTCGAGGAAGTGAACGCTCAACGCACTCCTCCCCAATGGCAAACGCGCTTGGAAACCGTACAAGGGGTGAAAATTGGGAGAATCGAGCGGGTTTATGACCTGGAAGTGGAAGACAACCATAACTTCGTTGCCAATGGGTTGCTGGTTCACAATTGCCATATGCTCAGTACTCCGGCATTTAACGCTTTGCTGAAAACCCTTGAAGAACCGCCTCCACGGGTTGTGTTTATCCTGGCAACCACCGATCCCCAGCGCGTCCTGACGACGATTATTTCTCGCTGTCAGCGTTTTGATTTCCGCCGCATTCCCCTCGATGCGATGGCGAAACATCTGGCGCAAATTGCCCGAAATGAAAAAATTGAGATTGAAGAAGAGGCGATTACCCTCGTGGCGCAAATTGCCAATGGGGGATTGCGGGATGCGGAAAGTTTGCTCGATCAATTAAGCCTTTTTTCTGGAACGGTGACTGTTGAGCGAATTTGGGATTTGGTGGGTGCGGTTCCGGAACGAGATTTGTTGAAATTGTTGGGCGCGATCGCGGACAATAATCCAGAAGCCATTATCGATGGCTGCCGACACCTGATGGATCGCGGACGAGAACCCCTCGCCGTTTTGCAAAGTTTAGCTCAGTTTTACCTCAACCTCCTCACCGTTAAAACCGCTCCCCATCGCTCGGATTTAGTCGCCGTAACCACTCCCACCTGGGAACAATTGCGCCAAGAAGCAACCCGTTGGGAAACCGCCACCATTTTGCGCGGACAACAGCATCTCAAAAATAGCGAAGTTCAGATCAAAAACTCCACGCAGCCGCGCCTCTGGCTCGAAGTTACCCTCTTAGGTTTACTTCCCGATAATTTGGCTCCTCAACCCCTTCAAGAACCCGCTAGACCCCAATCAAACTCTCTTCCATCGCAGGGTGGAGTTACCAAAGAGAAAAAGGAGCGTTCCAACAATCCAACGCCGCAGAAAGAAATTACTCAATCGCCTAGCACTTCGAGCAATAATCTCGATCCTAATTCCGCTCAACCCCAAGTTTCACCGGGGAATCGCGACCAAAAAGTCAAAGAAAGAAATATTTCCCCGCAAACCCCAATTCCAGATGTTTCGACCCCTCTCCCAGCACAATCAACTGTTCCACCGCCTCCTGCGAATAATTCCCCAACCAATATCCTGCAAGAACGAATGCAGCAAATTTGGCAACAGGTTTTAGTGGCAATCCACCCCAATTCAACTCGCATTTTGGTTAGCCAGCATTGCAATTTGGTCAATTTCGATCTGGAAGAATCGATCGCGGAAATTGGAATTGCTTCAGAAAATTTGTTAAAAATCGCTCAGGATCGAGTTCCCAATATTGAAACCGCATTCGAGCAAGTTTGGCAGCAAAAAGTCAAAGTTCAATTGTTTGTGGGAACGACTTCTCCATCTTCTCCATCGCCTCAAAAGCAAACAAATACTGTAGAAAAAACCGTTACTCCCGCACCTCAAAACCGGGAAATTCCGCCAGAAAAACCCCAACCCCAATCGATTCCACCTCAAGCGAAACCTCAAAATCCCATAAACCGCGATCTCGCAGAGATCCGCTTTGCGGCACGCGCGATCGATCCTCCCCAATCTCCAGACCCCCAACCCCTTACAATAACTGAGGAAGAAGACGACCCAGAAGATGCGGTCGAACGAGCCGCTAAATCCCTTGCAGAGAGCTTTGAGGGGGAAATTATTGCCTTGGACAGTCGCTTTTTCCAAACCTCCCCACAACCGCCTCCCGCAATGGAAAGGGAAATTGAACCCATTCCCCCGCCAGAACCCGCCGCTATTCCCCCCCCCAGTCCAGTTTCGCCAATTCCCGATGAGGATGAGGATGATATTCCCTTTTAA
- the apcB gene encoding allophycocyanin subunit beta, which translates to MRDAITNLIRNYDVTGRYLDRNAIDSLKSYFESGTARVAVASMITANAATIVKQAGAQLFEEVQELIRPGGYAYTTRRYSACLRDMDYYLRYASYALVAADNNVLDERVLQGLKETYSSLGVPGGPTVLGIQIMKDIVKDMAAEAGIENTDLVDEPFDHMTRELGETDL; encoded by the coding sequence ATGAGAGACGCAATTACAAACCTGATTAGAAACTACGATGTAACGGGTCGCTATCTCGATCGCAACGCGATCGATAGCCTTAAGTCCTATTTTGAGTCGGGAACTGCACGAGTCGCAGTCGCATCAATGATTACGGCGAATGCAGCGACGATTGTCAAGCAAGCAGGCGCTCAACTTTTTGAAGAAGTTCAAGAGTTAATTCGTCCGGGTGGCTATGCTTATACCACTCGTCGCTATTCCGCTTGTCTGCGCGATATGGATTATTACCTGCGCTATGCAAGCTATGCTTTGGTTGCTGCTGATAATAATGTTCTAGACGAGCGCGTGCTACAGGGGTTGAAGGAAACTTACAGCTCTTTGGGCGTACCGGGCGGTCCCACGGTTCTGGGCATCCAGATCATGAAGGATATTGTCAAGGACATGGCAGCAGAAGCGGGAATTGAAAATACCGATCTGGTGGACGAACCTTTCGATCATATGACTCGCGAGTTAGGCGAAACGGATCTTTAA
- the thiL gene encoding thiamine-phosphate kinase, protein MNYSAQTVKDIGEQGVLKRVQRFCPANIVGDDGAIIEVDSGQSLVVTTDVLVEGVHFSDRTTSPEDVGWRAAAANLSDLAAMGASPVGITVGLSLPGDVTIEWIEDLYRGLSNCLNAHDTPILGGDICRSPTLSLAITALGQVLPHRTILRSAARPGDAIVVTGTHGGSRAGLELLLNPEIGQNLSPSQQKALIQTHQRPQPRLDVLPSLWRVLGEFPVAGMDSSDGLGDAIAQICRASGVGAEIEESAIPLPDGLERLVGSQKALEWALYGGEDFELVLCLKEDLAVMLVEELGGNAAIIGRIIAGSGAIANERNDPNSKRVISLEQGFQHF, encoded by the coding sequence ATGAATTACTCTGCCCAAACCGTTAAAGATATTGGAGAACAAGGCGTTCTCAAGCGAGTACAGCGTTTTTGTCCGGCAAATATTGTGGGCGATGATGGGGCAATTATTGAAGTGGATTCCGGTCAATCCCTCGTCGTTACCACCGATGTTCTTGTTGAAGGAGTTCATTTTAGCGATCGCACTACGTCTCCGGAGGATGTGGGGTGGCGTGCAGCCGCGGCAAATTTATCGGATCTTGCGGCGATGGGGGCTTCTCCGGTGGGAATTACGGTGGGTTTGAGCCTTCCAGGAGACGTAACAATAGAGTGGATTGAAGACCTGTATCGCGGACTGAGTAACTGTTTAAATGCTCATGATACGCCCATTCTCGGCGGCGATATCTGCCGTTCTCCCACCCTTTCTCTTGCTATTACCGCATTGGGTCAAGTTCTCCCCCACCGTACCATTTTGCGATCTGCGGCTCGACCGGGGGATGCAATTGTGGTGACGGGAACCCACGGGGGATCGCGGGCGGGTTTAGAATTACTTCTGAATCCTGAAATAGGTCAAAATTTGAGTCCTTCTCAACAAAAAGCTCTAATTCAAACCCATCAACGCCCTCAACCTCGATTGGATGTATTGCCTTCCCTTTGGCGTGTTTTGGGGGAATTTCCTGTGGCGGGGATGGATAGCAGCGACGGGTTAGGGGATGCGATCGCGCAAATTTGTCGTGCGAGTGGCGTTGGGGCGGAAATCGAGGAAAGTGCGATTCCCCTACCCGATGGATTAGAGCGGCTTGTTGGCTCCCAGAAGGCTTTAGAATGGGCGCTGTACGGTGGAGAGGACTTTGAACTCGTTCTTTGTCTTAAGGAGGATTTGGCAGTAATGCTTGTTGAAGAGTTGGGAGGGAATGCGGCGATTATTGGGAGAATTATCGCAGGATCTGGCGCGATCGCGAACGAACGTAACGATCCAAATTCCAAACGGGTTATTTCCTTGGAACAGGGGTTTCAGCATTTTTGA
- a CDS encoding TetR/AcrR family transcriptional regulator, whose amino-acid sequence MSPKIVDKEQKRLEIVEAALQVFGRKGYQGSRMSDIAQEAGIGKGTIYEYFNSKDELILAIFEGLTWEYEQLLNQLAESSQPPLEAILGSLTQLLEEVDEYADLTPVCLELWGSRLLSESLGLREKMSDWFERLSAAYARLIVKGQQKGTIHPEIDAKALARTLVSMIDGILLHYGLFRPSPSFFSKQEKELERMVRRALQL is encoded by the coding sequence ATGAGTCCCAAAATTGTTGACAAAGAGCAAAAGCGACTGGAAATTGTCGAAGCGGCATTACAAGTCTTTGGACGCAAGGGATATCAAGGGTCGCGCATGAGCGATATTGCCCAAGAAGCGGGGATTGGCAAAGGAACGATCTACGAATATTTCAACAGCAAGGATGAGTTAATCCTGGCAATTTTCGAGGGGTTGACGTGGGAGTACGAACAACTTCTCAATCAGTTGGCGGAGAGTTCCCAACCTCCCCTTGAGGCAATTCTCGGCAGTTTGACGCAATTGTTGGAAGAGGTGGATGAATATGCCGATCTCACTCCCGTCTGTTTGGAGTTGTGGGGTTCGCGGCTGTTGAGTGAGAGTTTGGGACTCAGGGAGAAAATGTCAGACTGGTTCGAGCGTTTGAGTGCGGCTTATGCGAGATTAATTGTTAAAGGACAGCAGAAAGGCACAATACATCCGGAGATCGACGCGAAGGCACTGGCGAGAACGCTGGTCAGTATGATAGACGGTATTTTGCTGCATTATGGCTTGTTTCGTCCTTCCCCCAGCTTTTTTTCCAAGCAAGAAAAGGAGTTGGAACGAATGGTTCGCCGAGCGTTGCAACTATAG
- the devC gene encoding ABC transporter permease DevC: MFRKIPLAWLQVTREKTRLIVAIAGIAFADILMFVQIGFQEGLYASANGPHYSIKGDLVLVDAKYKTIFYMQSFSRNHLYQALAVKGVKSVDSLYIGSADWINPINRSSRAILVFGIDPTKPTLKFPEVNQNLDSLKQIDKVIFDRGSRPEYGPIAEYFEQGQPFEAEINDVRVKVSGLFTLGASFSAEGNLVASDLTFFRIFDRNSNDIEVGIITLQPNADLESIREQINSQLPDNVKALTIEEFAQIERDYWANSTGIGFIFTIGTIMGFIVGAVIVYQILYSDVSDHLPEYATLKAMGYKDSYLLGVLIQESLILSLLGYLPSSAIAWGLYELTRSATLLPIFMTLNRAILVLFLTILMCSISGAIAVRKLREADPADIF; the protein is encoded by the coding sequence ATGTTTCGCAAAATCCCCTTAGCTTGGCTGCAAGTGACTCGCGAGAAAACGCGCTTAATTGTCGCGATCGCGGGAATTGCCTTTGCCGACATTTTGATGTTCGTACAAATTGGGTTTCAAGAAGGACTTTACGCCAGTGCAAATGGGCCCCACTACAGTATTAAAGGGGATTTAGTCCTTGTCGATGCGAAATACAAAACCATCTTTTATATGCAGAGTTTTTCCCGCAATCATTTATACCAAGCCCTTGCGGTTAAGGGAGTGAAATCTGTCGATTCTTTATATATTGGTTCTGCGGATTGGATTAACCCTATTAATCGCAGCAGCCGCGCAATTTTAGTTTTCGGTATCGACCCCACAAAACCTACTTTAAAGTTTCCCGAAGTCAATCAAAACTTGGATAGTTTGAAACAAATTGACAAAGTGATTTTCGATCGAGGATCCCGACCAGAATACGGGCCCATTGCAGAGTATTTTGAGCAAGGTCAACCTTTTGAAGCAGAAATAAATGACGTTCGCGTCAAAGTTTCCGGACTCTTCACCCTAGGTGCATCTTTTTCCGCAGAAGGTAATTTAGTGGCTAGCGATCTCACCTTTTTTCGTATCTTCGATCGCAACTCCAACGATATTGAAGTAGGCATTATTACGCTGCAACCTAATGCAGATTTAGAAAGTATTCGAGAACAAATAAACTCACAACTTCCCGATAATGTCAAGGCATTAACGATTGAAGAATTTGCACAAATCGAGCGAGATTATTGGGCAAATAGTACCGGAATTGGTTTTATTTTTACCATCGGCACGATTATGGGATTTATTGTCGGTGCTGTGATCGTTTATCAAATTCTTTACTCCGATGTCTCCGATCATTTACCCGAATATGCAACTTTAAAAGCAATGGGATATAAAGATTCTTATTTATTGGGAGTGTTGATTCAAGAATCTTTGATTTTATCGCTACTTGGATATCTTCCCAGCAGTGCCATTGCTTGGGGACTGTACGAATTAACTCGCAGTGCGACATTACTTCCAATTTTCATGACGCTCAATCGTGCAATTCTCGTACTATTTCTCACGATCTTAATGTGTAGTATTTCCGGCGCGATCGCGGTTCGCAAACTTCGAGAAGCCGATCCTGCTGATATTTTTTAA
- a CDS encoding Uma2 family endonuclease produces MPTTEIQSPQLSPSPPNSIPQWQPATWKEYLAYVEDPNVEEIRVFFNDGYLWVDMGNEGINHARFNRLFSMLFLSWFARTPDVIWEDLGGCVIEKPKQRGGAPDLMLYIGEGAPQWTPGEPRRIDFNKWRVPDLVGEISDTTLATDLDEKKCLYAALGIPEYWVVDVKGFRIFAFYLQEDGTYQQVGESSVLKGCAIALLDRTLEQMQQGTNGGAALWFSQQIATLS; encoded by the coding sequence ATGCCAACCACAGAGATTCAATCGCCGCAGCTCTCCCCATCACCTCCAAACTCAATTCCTCAGTGGCAACCCGCGACTTGGAAAGAATACTTGGCTTATGTGGAAGATCCAAATGTAGAAGAAATTCGGGTATTTTTTAATGATGGATATCTTTGGGTGGATATGGGAAACGAAGGCATCAATCACGCTCGATTCAATCGGCTTTTTTCCATGCTCTTTTTGAGCTGGTTTGCTCGAACTCCCGATGTCATTTGGGAAGATTTAGGGGGATGCGTCATCGAAAAACCGAAACAGCGTGGCGGTGCGCCGGATTTGATGTTGTATATCGGCGAAGGAGCGCCTCAATGGACTCCAGGAGAACCGCGTCGCATTGACTTTAATAAATGGCGCGTCCCCGATCTCGTGGGAGAGATTTCCGATACAACCCTCGCCACAGATTTAGATGAGAAGAAATGTTTGTATGCAGCGCTGGGAATTCCTGAATATTGGGTTGTCGATGTTAAGGGTTTTCGGATCTTTGCGTTTTACTTGCAGGAGGATGGAACTTACCAACAGGTTGGAGAATCGAGTGTTTTAAAGGGGTGCGCGATCGCGCTCTTGGATCGAACCTTAGAACAAATGCAACAAGGAACGAACGGTGGCGCAGCGCTATGGTTTTCTCAGCAAATTGCCACCTTGAGTTAA
- a CDS encoding glycosyltransferase: MNHLVLFLSLLSLAIWIVLVFFWGGFWWRVLPEGRSLWDRELEETHNGTEIDLKSVCAVVPARNEAEVLPISLKSLLQQDYSGSFRVILVDDNSTDGTATVAKEVAESLGETITLADNSSENARLHILSAEPLPKGWTGKLWALEQGTRYALNLENPPDYLLLTDADIDRDRASLHRLVAKAQQEDLDLVSLMVKLRVQSFWENLLIPAFIFFFQKLYPFPWVNNPHKSTSAAAGGCILMKKEALTRIGGIAAIKDALIDDCALGKAVKGVKDSSPPYHKIWLGLTQNAHSLRPYDSLKAIWDMVARTAYTQLYYSPFLLLGTLLGMTLVYLVPPVSVVWGSLTGNWLCAIAGSLPWILMSIAYLPTLRFYNCSPFLALCLPGIAFLYTLMTLDSAFRHLRGKGGNWKGRVY, translated from the coding sequence ATGAATCATTTAGTTTTATTTCTTAGTCTCCTGTCTCTTGCAATCTGGATTGTCCTGGTATTTTTTTGGGGGGGATTTTGGTGGCGCGTGCTGCCCGAGGGCAGATCCCTTTGGGATCGCGAATTGGAAGAAACGCATAATGGCACGGAGATCGATCTAAAATCGGTTTGTGCGGTGGTTCCGGCGCGAAACGAAGCAGAAGTGCTACCCATCTCCCTAAAATCCCTTTTGCAACAAGACTATTCCGGTTCCTTTCGCGTCATTTTGGTGGACGACAATAGCACCGATGGAACGGCGACGGTGGCGAAGGAAGTCGCAGAATCTTTAGGCGAAACAATTACCCTTGCAGACAATTCCTCAGAAAATGCTCGACTCCACATTCTTTCTGCTGAACCCCTACCCAAGGGATGGACGGGAAAACTTTGGGCGCTGGAGCAGGGAACGCGCTATGCCTTAAACTTGGAAAATCCCCCAGACTATTTACTTCTGACCGATGCAGATATCGACCGCGATCGCGCGAGTCTACACCGTTTAGTCGCGAAAGCCCAACAGGAAGACTTAGACCTCGTTTCCCTCATGGTCAAGTTGCGCGTCCAAAGTTTCTGGGAAAACCTTTTAATTCCGGCATTTATCTTCTTCTTCCAAAAACTCTACCCCTTTCCCTGGGTGAATAATCCCCATAAATCCACCTCCGCGGCGGCTGGGGGGTGTATTTTAATGAAAAAAGAAGCCCTAACTCGTATTGGCGGAATTGCAGCCATTAAAGATGCTCTAATCGACGATTGTGCCTTGGGGAAAGCGGTTAAGGGCGTTAAGGATTCCTCTCCCCCGTACCATAAGATTTGGTTGGGACTCACCCAAAACGCCCACAGCTTGCGTCCTTACGACTCCTTAAAAGCGATTTGGGATATGGTTGCGCGCACCGCCTATACTCAACTCTATTATTCGCCCTTCCTATTACTGGGAACCCTCCTGGGCATGACCTTGGTTTATCTCGTGCCGCCTGTGAGTGTAGTGTGGGGGAGTCTGACGGGAAATTGGCTTTGCGCGATCGCGGGTTCACTCCCTTGGATATTAATGAGCATTGCCTATCTCCCCACCCTGCGCTTTTACAACTGTTCCCCCTTCCTCGCCCTTTGTTTGCCAGGAATCGCCTTTCTCTATACTCTCATGACCCTCGATTCTGCATTTCGTCACCTGCGAGGGAAAGGGGGAAATTGGAAAGGACGAGTGTATTAA